The Coriobacteriia bacterium sequence CGCTCGATCGCCTTCGGTTGAAAATGCATTTGCAGAGGGGAACGACTCTGCGCAAGGCGATGTTTTGAAAAGCTTCAAAGAAAGTTCAGACGATTTTGACTGTTTCATGGTGATCGATGAACAAAATAAAGTGAGAGCCTCATCGCTTCCGCAATATGTCGGATGTGTTTTCACCCAAGACAGTTCGAGCGTTCAATACAATAACGAAGACCAGTACGTTTCGTCGGTTGTCTCATCACAGGTTTTTTCCGGTCTGCCGTGGGCTCATGACGAAATGTTCATCAGTACTCCTTGTTTTAAGAACGGGGAATACAAGGGGAGAATCATCGCTTTTCTCAATCTCGGGTATTTTGAACGTCTCATGATGACGACTCAAAAAAGCAGTATGGTAGCAGTGGCGATTTTCGATTCCGAAGGTAACGGGGCGGTCGGCAATCCACGTATTTTATCCGAGGAGCAGAGAACATCGTCACAAAATGAGGAGTTTCAAGGAATTGTTTACGGGGAAGCCGTTCGTGGTACGGGCGAACCGAAGAAGTTTTCCACCGAGATAGGTAAAGACAGGTTTCTTGCCGCGGCGCAGGTGGCGACCGGATCTCGGTGGGTGGTGGTGGGGTTTGTAAAAGCGAGCGCGCTTTACGAACCGGTCGTCACGCCGGCGCTTATCGTCGGACTTGTGATTTTCCTCATATTGATACTGGCTAATTTTGTCGCCGATATGCATGCCCGGCGATTGATCGATCCGTTTGAAAAGGATTTTTTGCCGGCGATTCACGCGATTGCCGCCGGAGACCGACATACGAAAATAAAGTACGACAAAGACGATGAAATCGGGATGGTCTCTCGAGCATTCAATGATTTGGTTGAAGATATCGATGAGCGCGAGAGGGAGCTACGGGTCAGCGAGGTACGCTATCGTATGATGGTCGAAGAAAATCGCTATATAGTATTCGAATGGAGTGCCGGTACCGACACGATGGAGATGGCTCCGTTGTTCAACCAGAGGTTCGGGTTCAATCCGAGTCTGGAAAACGTGTCGAACACATTCTCGAAACTCGAAATCGTGTTTCCCGACGACGTTGCCGAGTTCAAGCGATTCTGTGACGATATTTTCATTCGACATTGTAACTCCAGGGCTTCTGTCCGTCTCAAAAGCGCATCGGGAGAGTATACGTGGTTCGAGGTTCGTACCGTTGCGCTTTACAATCTGTCGCAAGAATACTACGGAGCTTTCGGAACCTTTTCCGATATCGATGCCGTCAAACGCGAGGAGATTCGCCTTAGAGAGCAGAATCGTACGGATGATCTTTCTCGCGTCTTGAATAGTCGAGCCTTCAACGATGCGACCGACGAGATGTTGGAGGACTCGAAAGGGTCTGACAAGACGGTGACCCTGTTTTTCATCGATATCGATGATTTCAAGATGTTCAATACCGATCACGGGCACGCGTTCGGCGATCGTGTCATTCGCTTTTTTGGAGTGGTATTACGTACGGCGGCGGACGGTTACGGGGTCATCGGTCGTGTCGGTGGAGATGAATTCGCGATGTGCTTGGAGCTTCGGGATTCGGACCCGAGCCCCGAGCAAATCTCTCGGCAGATATCTTCTGCGCTCGCTCGTGGTCTGCAAGTGCGCGATGGCGGGGGCCCTCTTCCCATTCGTGCCAGTATAGGAATCGCGCAATACCCGCTCGACGGGCAGAACTACAGCGAACTCATGCATGCCGCCGACCAGAAGATGTACTTCATCAAACAGGAGTCGAAAAAGGACCGCCAAATGGCCACATTCCGAAAACTCGAAGACGAGGGCGCCGATCTTCCGACTTAGTCGGCGCGTCCTGATCTCGATGGTTCGTGCGATATACTATAAAGACACAACGGCAAACGATAAGTATGTGTGGCTACGTAGAGCACCTACTGCGGGAGATGTTTATGGGCGTATCGGTCGTTACTGATTCAACTACCTGTATTCCGGCTGAATTATTGAAAACTTACGGCATTCGAGTAGTCTCACTCTCTATTCACGACGGCGATACCTGCAGCCGAGAAATCGACATGGATTCCGCGGCTTTTTATGAACGTCTGAAGGACATGCGCGTGCTCCCCACATCTTCACAACCTTCTCCCGAGGAATTCGGAAGGGTTTTTTCCGAAATCATCGATGGGGGAGACGATGTTCTCGCGGTCTTTCTTTCCAGCGAAATGAGCGGTACATGTGAAACGGCGAAAATGGTCGCCGAGATGATTGCAAAAGAAAAACCACACGCTAAAATCTCTATCGTGGACAGCGAGACGAACAGCATGCAAGAAGGCTATGCAGTGCTGTCAGCGGCTGAATGCGCTGCTCAGGGGGGCACTCTCGATGAGTGCGAACGTGCCGCGCGCGATACCATGGCGAGAAGCCGGTTCTTGTTCGCTCCGCAATCCCTCGAGTATCTCATGCGAG is a genomic window containing:
- a CDS encoding diguanylate cyclase; its protein translation is MAFALIPLLIVGSVAASVMYGIVYRSEYSKATSLVDATAFSVDTYFADVITNQKILARSPSVENAFAEGNDSAQGDVLKSFKESSDDFDCFMVIDEQNKVRASSLPQYVGCVFTQDSSSVQYNNEDQYVSSVVSSQVFSGLPWAHDEMFISTPCFKNGEYKGRIIAFLNLGYFERLMMTTQKSSMVAVAIFDSEGNGAVGNPRILSEEQRTSSQNEEFQGIVYGEAVRGTGEPKKFSTEIGKDRFLAAAQVATGSRWVVVGFVKASALYEPVVTPALIVGLVIFLILILANFVADMHARRLIDPFEKDFLPAIHAIAAGDRHTKIKYDKDDEIGMVSRAFNDLVEDIDERERELRVSEVRYRMMVEENRYIVFEWSAGTDTMEMAPLFNQRFGFNPSLENVSNTFSKLEIVFPDDVAEFKRFCDDIFIRHCNSRASVRLKSASGEYTWFEVRTVALYNLSQEYYGAFGTFSDIDAVKREEIRLREQNRTDDLSRVLNSRAFNDATDEMLEDSKGSDKTVTLFFIDIDDFKMFNTDHGHAFGDRVIRFFGVVLRTAADGYGVIGRVGGDEFAMCLELRDSDPSPEQISRQISSALARGLQVRDGGGPLPIRASIGIAQYPLDGQNYSELMHAADQKMYFIKQESKKDRQMATFRKLEDEGADLPT
- a CDS encoding DegV family protein gives rise to the protein MGVSVVTDSTTCIPAELLKTYGIRVVSLSIHDGDTCSREIDMDSAAFYERLKDMRVLPTSSQPSPEEFGRVFSEIIDGGDDVLAVFLSSEMSGTCETAKMVAEMIAKEKPHAKISIVDSETNSMQEGYAVLSAAECAAQGGTLDECERAARDTMARSRFLFAPQSLEYLMRGGRIGRASALFGSLLKLVPVLTVENAVTTTYAKVRTYPKAFAVMRDKLAEDIQKAGGLKNICIHMIVEREPAEKFKREYIEPFVGRDVEIIPLRPVIGTHVGAAVGVVYETVNPLR